The following proteins are co-located in the Candidatus Woesearchaeota archaeon genome:
- a CDS encoding methyltransferase domain-containing protein codes for MNNPMKNSMNCDFCKHPITPVYNVPSSPRKAVVKVCSHCGLVQSTFLNNSSLPRQVAVTSEASWGNVRYGKSFRTTPHVDILDKFLSWHRLQQVIDVGSNRGSFIQAIYNKGNFPILAVEPDKHISPDFHDFPRVKLLLDRIEHISFINEKANEKFDQKFDLIYLSHTLEHLESPFLTLQQLTHHAQQHAYLFVEVPNIEFLRSKDIVEEFFIDKHTFHFSRSTLKNYLLHFGWQILYENPSDDILNITLLATLHPSGIQGKTFLSVDVPKTIAQITQYKETKEKNMRALNNVATYIEALYPKKIGIWGAGRLYHALVQHGNLNKEKIAVLIDSYLPAYVDNLNDQRILLPDEVSFKDIDVLVIMSRQYVTEITTRARQLGFHGEIIEYSGLLQQMSSSVV; via the coding sequence ATGAACAATCCAATGAAGAATTCCATGAACTGTGATTTTTGTAAGCATCCAATAACTCCAGTCTATAACGTACCTTCATCACCACGAAAAGCTGTTGTTAAGGTTTGCAGCCACTGTGGGCTTGTCCAAAGTACATTTCTTAACAACTCTTCTCTTCCTCGACAGGTTGCGGTTACCTCAGAAGCAAGTTGGGGAAATGTGCGCTATGGTAAATCCTTCAGAACAACTCCGCATGTAGATATCCTCGATAAGTTTCTTTCCTGGCACAGGCTTCAGCAGGTAATAGATGTTGGGTCTAATCGAGGAAGTTTTATTCAGGCGATCTATAATAAAGGAAATTTTCCCATTCTTGCTGTTGAACCAGATAAGCATATCTCTCCAGACTTTCATGATTTTCCGAGAGTGAAGCTTCTTTTAGATCGTATTGAGCATATTTCTTTTATCAACGAAAAAGCCAACGAAAAATTTGACCAAAAATTTGACCTTATCTATCTTTCTCATACCCTCGAACATCTTGAGTCGCCGTTTCTGACCCTTCAACAACTTACCCATCATGCACAGCAACATGCGTATCTGTTTGTAGAGGTTCCTAATATTGAGTTCCTGAGGAGTAAAGATATTGTTGAAGAATTCTTTATTGATAAGCATACCTTCCATTTTTCTCGATCTACGCTAAAAAACTATCTCTTGCATTTTGGATGGCAGATCCTCTATGAGAACCCTTCTGATGATATCCTGAATATTACGTTGTTAGCAACATTGCATCCCTCAGGTATTCAGGGAAAAACGTTTCTTTCGGTTGATGTACCGAAAACAATTGCGCAGATCACACAATACAAAGAAACAAAAGAAAAGAATATGCGTGCTCTAAATAACGTTGCAACATACATTGAAGCCTTGTATCCGAAAAAAATTGGTATTTGGGGGGCTGGGCGTCTTTACCATGCATTAGTACAACACGGTAACCTTAACAAAGAAAAGATAGCAGTTCTTATTGATTCCTATCTTCCTGCGTATGTCGATAACCTTAATGATCAGCGTATTTTGCTTCCTGATGAAGTCTCTTTTAAGGACATTGATGTTCTTGTGATCATGTCACGGCAGTATGTTACTGAAATAACTACAAGAGCTCGTCAACTGGGTTTTCATGGTGAGATCATAGAGTATAGCGGACTATTACAGCAAATGTCTTCTTCAGTAGTTTAA
- a CDS encoding CopG family transcriptional regulator, producing the protein MNERLIDDNQQVSIALPKSLVQELEHHMKQYGYTSLSDYVQHLLNESLVTLNASQKGTSSGFSQEDEERVKERLKQLGYLN; encoded by the coding sequence ATGAATGAACGTTTGATCGATGATAACCAACAGGTATCTATAGCATTGCCGAAATCCTTAGTTCAGGAGCTTGAACACCATATGAAGCAGTATGGCTATACGTCTCTTTCCGACTATGTGCAGCATCTTCTCAATGAATCATTAGTTACCTTGAACGCTTCTCAGAAAGGTACCAGTAGCGGGTTTAGTCAAGAGGATGAGGAACGAGTTAAAGAACGGTTAAAGCAGCTTGGTTATCTTAACTAG
- a CDS encoding sulfate adenylyltransferase subunit 2: protein MEYLDELESKSVYVIREAYHQFRNLALLWSIGKDSTALLWLCRKAFYGKIPFKVLHIDTTFKFPEMYAFRDKYAREWNLPLVIVKNEEALARGVNYDTCDSLTVCTELKTNALKQAVAAYGFKALLVGIRRDEHGIRAKERYFSLRNQDFQWNYKAQAPELWDQYKTKQEEDEHIRVHPLLHWTELDIWEYIKRENIPINTLYFAKNGKRYRSLGCMPITKPIVSNADNVDRIIEEIRTSKTTERAGRAQDKEQMHAMQKLRALGYM, encoded by the coding sequence ATGGAATACCTCGACGAACTTGAAAGCAAAAGTGTCTATGTCATCAGGGAAGCATATCATCAATTTAGAAATCTAGCGTTACTTTGGAGCATTGGTAAGGATTCAACAGCACTACTTTGGCTTTGTCGGAAGGCCTTTTATGGAAAAATTCCCTTTAAAGTTCTCCATATTGATACTACGTTTAAATTTCCTGAAATGTATGCTTTCCGTGATAAATATGCTCGAGAATGGAACCTTCCGTTGGTTATTGTTAAGAACGAGGAAGCATTAGCCCGAGGAGTCAATTACGATACCTGTGATTCTTTGACCGTTTGCACTGAACTAAAAACCAATGCTCTTAAACAGGCTGTTGCAGCGTATGGATTTAAGGCCCTCTTAGTAGGCATCCGAAGAGATGAACATGGCATTCGGGCTAAAGAACGTTATTTTTCTCTACGAAACCAGGATTTTCAGTGGAATTATAAGGCGCAGGCGCCTGAATTATGGGATCAGTATAAAACCAAGCAAGAAGAAGATGAACATATCCGGGTTCATCCGTTGCTTCACTGGACCGAACTTGACATTTGGGAATATATCAAGAGAGAAAATATTCCTATTAACACCTTGTATTTTGCGAAAAATGGTAAGCGCTATCGTAGTCTTGGTTGTATGCCTATAACGAAGCCTATTGTTTCAAATGCCGACAATGTTGATAGAATTATCGAAGAGATTCGGACATCAAAGACCACTGAACGTGCAGGACGGGCGCAGGATAAAGAACAGATGCACGCCATGCAAAAATTACGTGCATTGGGTTATATGTAA
- a CDS encoding GTP-binding protein has translation MNNRIASLPQENRENLRVVIVGHVDHGKSTFIGRLLYDTNSLPDEKIQELKTIAEALGKDIEFSYIMDHLQEERDQGITIDTAQIFFNTIKRHYTIIDAPGHVEFLKNMITGASQADAAILLVDVAEGIQEQTRRHAYLLSMLGFHHIVVLLNKMDLVHYQQEVFDALVSSLGVFLAPLHMHAQYIPFSAKNGDNLAVLSPNMPWYKGKTVLDALDALPLQKDLRQSPLRFLVQDIYNFDKRIYVGVVGSGSLNKGDKVVILPSGEKTCIASLEEWNRSITTAEAGKCPGFITTTKVFIDRGNVIVKEHETHPIITKNFTAHLFWLESKPFVTGERLMFRCGTQQTLCDVTVKKTIDSSTLALIAESPDEIKNREVAEVVITTSQPVIIENFHNVPELGRFVLERNDTCAGGIIIANGDSV, from the coding sequence ATGAATAACAGGATTGCTTCTCTTCCTCAAGAAAATCGAGAAAATCTTCGTGTAGTTATTGTTGGCCATGTTGATCACGGCAAGTCTACCTTTATTGGAAGATTACTCTATGATACGAATAGTTTACCTGATGAGAAGATTCAAGAGCTTAAAACTATCGCCGAAGCCCTTGGAAAAGATATCGAGTTCAGTTATATCATGGATCATCTACAGGAAGAGCGTGATCAGGGGATCACTATTGATACTGCCCAAATTTTCTTCAATACCATAAAACGACACTATACCATTATTGATGCTCCGGGCCATGTTGAATTCTTGAAGAATATGATCACTGGAGCTTCACAGGCAGATGCAGCAATCTTACTTGTTGATGTAGCTGAGGGAATACAGGAACAGACAAGGAGGCATGCATATCTCCTGAGTATGCTTGGATTCCATCATATTGTTGTTTTATTGAATAAGATGGATTTAGTTCATTACCAACAAGAAGTATTTGATGCACTTGTATCCTCTCTTGGCGTATTCCTTGCTCCGCTTCATATGCATGCCCAGTACATTCCTTTTTCAGCAAAAAATGGAGACAACCTTGCTGTTCTTTCTCCAAATATGCCTTGGTATAAGGGAAAAACCGTACTTGATGCCTTGGATGCATTGCCCTTGCAAAAAGACTTACGTCAGTCTCCACTTCGTTTTCTTGTTCAGGACATTTATAATTTTGATAAACGAATCTACGTCGGAGTTGTTGGAAGCGGTAGCCTGAATAAAGGGGACAAGGTTGTTATCCTTCCTTCAGGTGAAAAAACATGCATTGCCTCTCTCGAAGAATGGAACCGCTCGATAACTACTGCAGAAGCGGGAAAATGTCCAGGGTTTATAACAACAACAAAAGTCTTTATTGACCGTGGAAATGTTATTGTAAAAGAACATGAAACACATCCTATTATTACAAAAAATTTTACTGCTCATCTTTTTTGGCTAGAGAGCAAGCCCTTTGTAACAGGCGAACGGCTCATGTTTCGATGTGGGACCCAGCAGACGCTTTGTGATGTCACGGTAAAAAAGACCATAGATTCTTCTACCCTGGCGCTTATTGCAGAGTCGCCTGATGAAATTAAGAATCGGGAAGTAGCCGAAGTTGTTATTACTACAAGTCAGCCGGTGATCATAGAGAATTTCCATAATGTTCCTGAACTAGGAAGATTTGTGCTTGAGAGGAACGACACTTGTGCAGGAGGCATTATTATAGCTAATGGTGATTCTGTATGA
- a CDS encoding transketolase, with protein MDVTTIKNLYLKAVGIREDVLHMLKFAGSGHLGGSFSAAELLSVLYFHELKLDPKHPNWEERDRFVLSKGHCCPGLYAVLAERGFFSKEEFKMLRKVNGNLQGHPERITPGVEFIAGFLGQGLSAGLGMALGFKRMKKNNRIYVMIGDGDNQEGQTWEAARFGVHNKLDNLVAIYDYNNLQSDDRTENILTIKDPEKQWTSFGWHAIVIDGHHVEQIVRALTEAKTIKQKPTIIIAHTLKGNGVSFYADNPNSHGSWAPSDSDYKNALAELQETRNRLVREEFPLARRELTFFNPQIDVRSSKDNCSTDQQGEAFEPYVFKKEEKYSLRNAFGMAAANLAKKYDNFDLFDGDVRGGTMTCIFEKHFPHRFIQCGIAEQNMMSVAAGYHLATERIPIVTTYAAFTSLLTAAQFRNNIAMQKLPVIVASSHNGTDTGPDGPTHQAIEDLGVFRTYPGVVVISAACPYQIHGLLEAALLGKKPVYMRTGRSPTPVLYGPSEHFSIGKDTVLRKGTDITFFATGLLVKRALDAAEQLSSEGIDAEVINIATLNPLDTQLILQSVRKTKRALVAEDHYLHNGLGGAISQFLGEQFPVPLRYIALRTYAESGDPQELAAKYHLTSNDIFLTAQEMIRGDLH; from the coding sequence ATGGACGTAACAACGATTAAAAATCTCTATCTGAAAGCAGTAGGCATTCGAGAAGATGTCCTCCATATGCTGAAGTTTGCAGGGAGTGGTCATCTTGGTGGATCTTTTTCTGCGGCCGAATTATTGAGTGTTTTATATTTCCATGAACTAAAACTTGATCCCAAACATCCAAATTGGGAAGAACGAGACCGTTTTGTGCTTTCAAAAGGGCACTGTTGTCCTGGATTGTATGCCGTACTTGCTGAAAGAGGCTTTTTCTCAAAAGAAGAATTTAAAATGCTAAGAAAGGTCAATGGAAATTTACAGGGCCATCCTGAGCGCATTACTCCAGGAGTTGAATTTATTGCAGGATTCTTGGGACAAGGGCTTTCTGCTGGTTTAGGTATGGCATTAGGCTTTAAGCGGATGAAAAAAAACAATAGGATTTATGTTATGATCGGAGATGGAGATAATCAAGAAGGCCAGACGTGGGAAGCAGCACGCTTTGGTGTCCACAATAAACTGGATAATCTCGTAGCAATATATGATTATAACAATCTCCAGAGCGATGACCGAACAGAAAACATCCTCACGATTAAAGATCCTGAAAAGCAATGGACCAGTTTTGGATGGCATGCTATTGTTATTGACGGGCATCATGTTGAGCAGATTGTGCGTGCGTTGACAGAAGCTAAGACCATCAAACAGAAACCAACGATTATTATTGCCCACACCCTCAAGGGAAATGGGGTTTCCTTCTATGCTGATAATCCTAACTCTCATGGAAGCTGGGCACCGTCAGATAGTGATTACAAAAATGCCCTTGCAGAGCTCCAAGAAACACGTAATAGACTGGTGAGAGAGGAATTTCCTCTTGCTCGTAGAGAATTGACGTTTTTCAATCCACAAATTGATGTTCGTTCGAGTAAAGATAATTGTTCGACAGATCAACAGGGAGAAGCATTTGAGCCCTATGTTTTTAAGAAAGAGGAGAAGTACAGCTTACGAAATGCATTTGGTATGGCTGCCGCAAACCTTGCCAAGAAGTACGATAACTTTGATCTTTTTGATGGCGATGTTCGTGGTGGAACCATGACTTGTATTTTTGAAAAACATTTTCCCCATCGTTTTATCCAATGTGGCATTGCTGAACAAAACATGATGAGTGTAGCTGCAGGATATCATCTGGCAACAGAGAGAATTCCTATTGTTACTACCTATGCTGCGTTTACCTCGCTACTCACTGCAGCACAGTTTAGAAATAACATTGCCATGCAGAAACTTCCGGTCATAGTTGCATCGAGCCACAACGGAACAGATACTGGACCAGATGGACCTACGCATCAGGCAATTGAGGATTTAGGTGTCTTTCGAACCTATCCTGGGGTTGTTGTTATTTCTGCTGCTTGTCCGTATCAGATTCACGGCTTGTTAGAGGCAGCACTCTTAGGCAAGAAGCCAGTCTACATGCGAACAGGAAGAAGCCCTACCCCTGTCTTGTACGGTCCGTCTGAACATTTTAGCATTGGTAAGGATACAGTACTGAGAAAAGGGACTGACATCACGTTTTTTGCAACAGGCCTTCTCGTTAAACGAGCCCTTGATGCAGCAGAACAATTGAGCAGTGAGGGCATTGATGCTGAGGTTATTAATATCGCCACGCTTAACCCCCTTGATACTCAATTGATTTTACAATCAGTCAGGAAAACTAAGCGTGCACTTGTTGCCGAGGATCATTATCTTCACAATGGATTAGGCGGAGCAATAAGCCAGTTTTTGGGAGAACAATTTCCCGTGCCCCTAAGATATATTGCTCTCCGAACCTATGCTGAATCAGGAGATCCTCAGGAATTGGCAGCAAAGTATCACCTTACATCAAATGATATTTTTTTAACCGCTCAAGAAATGATTCGAGGTGATTTACATTAA
- a CDS encoding 3-oxoacyl-ACP reductase FabG, with protein sequence MKLNNKVAIVTGSSRGIGKSIALAFAKEGADVVITYKSEETKAKEVVNAIKALKRDAIAVKVDVSQRKDLIVLVQETMKHFRRIDILVNNAGINKPSDFLDITEEDWDAIIDTNLKGAFLCSQEVLKVMKEQKSGVIINISSVSGQYGGPRTCHYAVSKAGLIMMGYNLALNFAKYNIRVINIAPGVIESEMAKAAASLDLKIPLQRLGKADEVAKAAVFLASDDASYITAFTMNVNGGLYF encoded by the coding sequence ATTAAACTCAACAATAAAGTCGCTATTGTTACTGGTTCAAGTAGAGGGATTGGCAAATCCATTGCCCTTGCCTTTGCCAAAGAAGGTGCAGATGTTGTTATTACCTATAAATCTGAAGAGACAAAAGCAAAGGAAGTTGTAAACGCTATTAAGGCATTGAAGAGGGATGCAATTGCTGTAAAAGTCGATGTAAGTCAACGTAAAGATTTAATTGTTCTTGTCCAAGAAACCATGAAACATTTCAGAAGGATTGATATTTTGGTGAACAATGCAGGGATTAACAAACCCAGCGACTTTCTTGATATCACTGAAGAAGATTGGGATGCTATCATTGATACGAATCTCAAAGGAGCATTTTTATGCTCCCAGGAAGTCTTGAAAGTAATGAAGGAACAAAAAAGTGGTGTTATCATTAACATCTCCTCAGTGAGCGGTCAATATGGAGGCCCACGCACATGCCATTACGCGGTTTCTAAAGCTGGTCTCATCATGATGGGGTATAATCTTGCACTGAACTTTGCCAAGTACAATATCCGCGTTATTAATATTGCCCCAGGCGTTATCGAATCAGAAATGGCCAAGGCAGCTGCAAGTCTCGATCTTAAAATTCCTTTACAGCGCCTTGGTAAAGCAGATGAAGTAGCAAAAGCAGCAGTTTTTTTAGCATCTGATGATGCAAGTTATATTACCGCCTTTACCATGAATGTCAATGGCGGCTTGTATTTTTAG
- a CDS encoding ATP-grasp domain-containing protein, whose protein sequence is MQKRLLVIGGGPEMVPLFSLTKQMGLQTVVTDRDPHAPGFLYADDHILASTRDIKETVEKVLVFHAKKPIHGVMTIANDVPLTVASVARVLHLPEIPPLEIAEILSDKFKMKEVFKASGIPLPWFQQITTFKELQQIVHERGFPLVLKPVDNCGGRGVFRLTSVDNLQEAFSTAQTFSRRGTLLVEAFLEGPQVSTESIVYHGRVYTIGFSDRNYEFLEKYAPHFIENGGELPSHLSPADQRKMYQLLEKTAQALHLTNGVLKGDLILHNGEAKIIEVAGRLSGGYFCTHETPLSTGIEIVVPVIKMALGEKVDEQDLKPKYHRGVCQRYFFPTEGKVVAVEGIDQVKKLPWVKLFSLNVKIGDIIKKPVDSNASVGVIMTIGETREEALERMAEAMAHIKIKTIKQTL, encoded by the coding sequence ATGCAAAAGCGATTATTGGTTATTGGAGGAGGACCTGAGATGGTCCCTCTGTTTTCACTCACCAAGCAAATGGGATTACAAACAGTTGTCACTGATAGAGATCCTCATGCACCTGGTTTTTTATACGCAGATGATCATATTCTTGCAAGTACCAGGGATATTAAAGAGACAGTTGAGAAGGTTCTTGTTTTTCATGCAAAAAAACCAATTCATGGTGTTATGACCATTGCTAATGATGTTCCCTTGACGGTTGCCAGTGTCGCACGTGTCTTGCACTTGCCTGAAATCCCACCGCTTGAAATTGCTGAAATATTGTCTGATAAATTCAAGATGAAAGAGGTTTTTAAGGCATCTGGTATTCCATTACCATGGTTTCAACAGATCACCACTTTTAAAGAACTTCAGCAGATTGTTCATGAACGTGGATTTCCTCTGGTCCTTAAGCCCGTAGATAACTGTGGGGGGAGGGGTGTCTTTCGGCTGACATCTGTGGATAATCTTCAGGAAGCATTCTCTACTGCACAGACCTTTTCACGACGAGGAACCCTCCTTGTTGAAGCTTTTCTTGAAGGCCCACAGGTAAGTACTGAGTCCATTGTCTATCACGGAAGGGTTTATACTATTGGATTTTCTGATCGGAATTATGAATTTTTAGAGAAGTATGCACCCCACTTCATTGAAAATGGTGGTGAGCTTCCGTCTCATCTCTCTCCAGCTGATCAACGCAAAATGTACCAGCTTCTGGAGAAAACTGCGCAGGCGCTTCATCTTACCAATGGTGTTCTTAAAGGGGATCTCATCCTCCACAATGGTGAAGCGAAAATTATCGAAGTGGCTGGCAGGTTAAGTGGGGGTTACTTTTGTACCCATGAAACACCACTTTCGACCGGTATTGAAATTGTTGTACCTGTTATTAAGATGGCTCTTGGAGAAAAGGTTGATGAACAGGACTTGAAACCAAAATACCACCGTGGAGTTTGCCAGCGTTATTTTTTTCCAACAGAAGGGAAGGTTGTTGCTGTTGAGGGCATTGATCAAGTCAAAAAACTTCCATGGGTAAAGCTTTTCTCGCTTAATGTTAAGATTGGAGACATTATTAAAAAACCAGTAGATTCTAATGCAAGTGTAGGAGTTATCATGACTATTGGAGAAACCAGAGAAGAGGCATTGGAGCGAATGGCTGAGGCAATGGCCCATATTAAGATAAAAACCATTAAACAAACATTGTGA
- a CDS encoding PIG-L family deacetylase encodes MNILVVAAHPDDEVLGCGGTMVHHVRQGDKVFILITGEGITARYTHRDQANLLHLENLHVQTQKVADILGATKLFTHNFPDNRLDSVPLLDVIKVVEKVQQEVKPEMVYTHHRADLNIDHRILYHAVLTACRPMQKSRVRRILSFYNISSTEWNVPPPKDLFFPNVFVDITRSMKTKLKAMSIYKTELCKYPHPRSLKAIENTAKYWGNCVGFEAAEPFMLVRERIT; translated from the coding sequence ATGAATATTTTAGTAGTCGCTGCACATCCTGACGATGAAGTGTTGGGTTGTGGAGGAACAATGGTTCATCATGTTCGGCAAGGAGACAAGGTTTTTATATTAATCACCGGAGAAGGTATTACTGCACGGTATACTCATCGTGATCAAGCTAATTTACTGCATCTTGAAAACCTCCATGTTCAAACACAGAAAGTTGCCGATATTTTAGGAGCGACAAAGCTTTTTACTCATAATTTTCCTGACAATCGTTTGGACAGTGTTCCTTTACTTGATGTTATTAAAGTGGTTGAGAAGGTTCAACAAGAGGTAAAACCAGAAATGGTGTATACCCATCATCGTGCAGATTTAAACATAGACCATCGTATTTTGTATCATGCAGTGCTGACTGCATGTCGACCTATGCAAAAGAGTCGTGTTAGAAGGATCCTTTCATTTTATAATATCTCATCAACTGAATGGAATGTACCTCCTCCTAAAGATCTTTTCTTTCCTAATGTCTTCGTTGATATTACTCGGTCGATGAAAACAAAGCTTAAAGCAATGAGTATCTATAAAACAGAACTGTGTAAATATCCTCATCCACGATCCTTAAAGGCAATAGAAAACACAGCGAAATATTGGGGTAATTGTGTTGGTTTTGAAGCTGCAGAACCGTTCATGCTTGTTCGTGAGAGGATTACATGA
- a CDS encoding methionyl-tRNA formyltransferase, producing the protein MRTAFIGALIGGYDALKALLDNGITIDLVFTLDEHYAENVSCFQLFDPLFKQYNVPYSKIKDINDPENILRLKNLKPDLMIVNCWSQLLTKEILDIPSIGVLGMHPTLLPKHRGRAPIPWALIHGLDKTGVTWFFYNEKPDAGDIVAQREIPITFQDTAMSLGKKVDTVAIELLIEAVKSIQQGIYKRIPQDHTQATYWKRRRPEDGIIDWNKTNLALYNWVRALTRPYPGAFTYHNGKKLFVWKASLPLKDLAEVSFTTEDVRTSGTIMNVDPDGITVSTGQGNLILEEVQYEDEPVLNLALATLHFQIGEVLGNV; encoded by the coding sequence ATGAGAACAGCATTTATTGGTGCGCTTATTGGCGGATATGATGCACTCAAAGCTTTGCTTGATAATGGGATTACTATTGATCTTGTTTTTACGCTTGATGAACATTATGCCGAAAATGTGAGCTGCTTTCAGTTATTTGATCCGCTCTTTAAGCAATACAATGTTCCATACTCTAAAATAAAGGATATCAATGATCCAGAAAATATTTTGCGACTAAAAAATCTTAAACCAGATTTAATGATTGTTAATTGCTGGTCGCAACTTCTTACCAAGGAAATTTTGGACATTCCTAGCATAGGAGTCCTTGGCATGCATCCTACCTTATTGCCAAAACATCGGGGACGAGCTCCAATTCCCTGGGCCCTTATCCACGGCCTTGATAAAACTGGTGTTACCTGGTTTTTTTATAATGAGAAACCAGATGCAGGTGATATTGTTGCGCAGCGTGAAATACCCATCACCTTTCAAGACACGGCGATGTCCCTGGGCAAAAAGGTTGATACGGTTGCTATCGAACTTCTTATTGAGGCAGTAAAAAGCATCCAACAAGGCATCTACAAAAGAATTCCTCAGGATCATACCCAGGCAACCTATTGGAAGCGAAGAAGACCAGAGGATGGTATTATTGACTGGAACAAAACAAATCTTGCATTGTATAATTGGGTACGAGCGTTGACAAGACCATATCCTGGAGCATTCACGTATCATAACGGAAAAAAACTCTTCGTGTGGAAAGCATCTCTTCCCTTAAAGGATTTAGCAGAGGTATCATTCACCACAGAGGATGTCCGTACATCAGGTACTATTATGAATGTTGACCCTGATGGAATTACGGTAAGTACAGGACAAGGGAATCTTATCCTTGAAGAAGTCCAATATGAAGATGAACCAGTTCTTAATTTAGCTCTTGCGACACTACACTTTCAAATAGGTGAGGTACTTGGTAATGTCTGA
- a CDS encoding lipopolysaccharide biosynthesis protein translates to MSERIQIMKDASIYSLTTYIGEALNFIRGLIVAAMLGPTFFGIWRGLQLIPMYGAYAHLGTINAMERQLPYYRAKQEHEHCLHIRNVTLSSTIIITLLVTFGIIIYSFFASLSREFLLGIQLIAVVVLLQQLWIFFTKYLNTEKKFIIKSTSNLILAVASILFMPGLIFIMGFTGLFIGLILAYLVTLVYIWIHLDFKFSFSLEGLELKTLLQIGFPIIILGLLATLLMSIDRLLILRYSDAKNLGYYSIGIMFLTLIRLGSRVITEVLSPRIYERLGSTEKLESIQGLVFKPTYVSSLLFPFLLGISFFLLPLIITMFLPEYVAGIDALKILIVASFFIPLNPLGMIFFIGISKQHKLIPLAVLLIIFTFLTQYLLLKAGFGILGVAIAVGLTIVVEVTLYLLYMLWHFTKKASDFFRLLLRVYAPFLYFLLVVIVVQSIPLSALGNILATLLQVFIVVILLSPLLYFFNAIIPLKELVGLIKKNDHA, encoded by the coding sequence ATGTCAGAAAGAATACAGATCATGAAGGATGCTTCAATTTATTCCTTAACCACGTATATTGGTGAAGCTCTCAATTTTATTCGTGGTTTAATTGTTGCAGCTATGCTGGGTCCAACATTCTTTGGAATCTGGAGGGGCTTACAACTTATTCCCATGTATGGAGCCTATGCACATCTTGGAACAATCAATGCAATGGAACGCCAGCTTCCATATTATCGTGCAAAACAAGAGCATGAACATTGCCTGCATATACGAAATGTAACCCTTTCCTCTACCATTATCATTACGCTTTTAGTGACCTTTGGTATTATTATTTATTCATTTTTCGCCTCTCTATCTCGTGAATTCCTTCTTGGTATTCAGTTGATTGCTGTTGTTGTTCTACTGCAACAGCTGTGGATATTTTTTACTAAATATCTCAATACTGAGAAAAAATTTATAATTAAAAGCACCTCTAATCTGATTTTAGCAGTTGCGAGCATTCTCTTTATGCCTGGTCTTATTTTTATTATGGGATTTACTGGTCTTTTTATTGGTCTTATTTTGGCGTATCTTGTGACGCTCGTTTATATCTGGATTCATCTTGATTTCAAGTTTTCTTTTTCTCTTGAGGGACTGGAGCTAAAGACATTATTACAAATAGGATTTCCGATTATTATTCTCGGTTTACTTGCAACCCTTCTTATGAGTATTGATCGTTTACTGATCCTTCGTTATAGTGATGCTAAAAATCTTGGGTATTACAGTATTGGTATTATGTTTCTTACCCTTATCCGTCTAGGATCTCGTGTTATCACCGAAGTCCTCTCGCCCAGAATCTATGAACGTCTTGGATCTACTGAGAAATTAGAATCAATACAGGGGCTTGTTTTCAAACCAACCTATGTCTCAAGCCTTCTCTTTCCCTTTCTTCTTGGTATTTCTTTTTTTTTACTCCCTCTGATTATAACGATGTTTCTCCCAGAATATGTTGCAGGGATAGATGCTCTTAAAATTCTCATTGTTGCTTCCTTTTTTATTCCCTTAAACCCTCTTGGCATGATTTTTTTTATAGGTATTTCGAAGCAGCATAAATTAATCCCTCTTGCCGTTCTTCTCATTATCTTTACCTTTCTCACACAATATCTCTTGTTAAAAGCAGGGTTTGGTATTCTTGGAGTAGCCATTGCTGTTGGTCTTACCATTGTAGTTGAGGTCACGTTATATCTGTTGTATATGCTCTGGCATTTTACGAAAAAAGCATCAGATTTTTTCCGTTTGTTATTACGGGTCTATGCTCCATTTTTGTATTTTTTGCTCGTTGTTATTGTTGTGCAATCCATACCATTGTCTGCCTTAGGTAATATTCTGGCAACTTTATTGCAGGTATTTATTGTTGTTATTCTTCTTTCTCCTCTCCTTTACTTTTTTAATGCCATTATCCCACTGAAAGAACTTGTTGGACTTATCAAAAAAAATGACCATGCCTAA